In Hoplias malabaricus isolate fHopMal1 chromosome 6, fHopMal1.hap1, whole genome shotgun sequence, a single window of DNA contains:
- the trappc3 gene encoding trafficking protein particle complex subunit 3 isoform X2, with product MAAFFYLSTLNSELFTLTYGALVTQLCKDYENDEEVNKQLDKMGYNIGVRLIEDFLARSSVGRCHDFRETADVIAKVAFKMYLGITPSVTNWSPAGDEFSLILESNPLVDFVELPDNHNTLIYSNLLCGVLRGALEMVQMAVDVRFAQDTLRGDNVTEIRMKFIKRIEENLPAGDE from the exons AATTCTGAACTGTTTACTCTCACATATGGAGCCTTGGTCACTCAGCTATGTAAGGATTATGAGAATGATGAGGAAGTGAACAAGCAGCTTGATAAAAT GGGTTACAATATTGGAGTGCGTCTCATTGAGGACTTCTTGGCTCGCTCCAGCGTAGGCAGGTGTCATGATTTCCGAGAAACTGCTGATGTCATTGCAAAG GTAGCTTTCAAGATGTACCTGGGCATCACCCCGAGTGTGACAAACTGGAGCCCTGCTGGAGATGAGTTCTCTCTCATCCTGGAGAGTAATCCACTGGTGGATTTTGTAGAGCTTCCGGACAACCACAACACCTTAATCTACTCCAATTTACTCTGTGGAGTACTGAGAGGAGCTTTGGAGATg GTTCAGATGGCAGTGGATGTGCGATTTGCTCAAGATACACTCAGAGGAGACAACGTGACAGAGATCCGTATGAAGTTCATCAAGAGGATTGAGGAAAACTTGCCTGCTGGTGATGAATGA
- the trappc3 gene encoding trafficking protein particle complex subunit 3 isoform X3, which yields MGYNIGVRLIEDFLARSSVGRCHDFRETADVIAKVAFKMYLGITPSVTNWSPAGDEFSLILESNPLVDFVELPDNHNTLIYSNLLCGVLRGALEMVQMAVDVRFAQDTLRGDNVTEIRMKFIKRIEENLPAGDE from the exons AT GGGTTACAATATTGGAGTGCGTCTCATTGAGGACTTCTTGGCTCGCTCCAGCGTAGGCAGGTGTCATGATTTCCGAGAAACTGCTGATGTCATTGCAAAG GTAGCTTTCAAGATGTACCTGGGCATCACCCCGAGTGTGACAAACTGGAGCCCTGCTGGAGATGAGTTCTCTCTCATCCTGGAGAGTAATCCACTGGTGGATTTTGTAGAGCTTCCGGACAACCACAACACCTTAATCTACTCCAATTTACTCTGTGGAGTACTGAGAGGAGCTTTGGAGATg GTTCAGATGGCAGTGGATGTGCGATTTGCTCAAGATACACTCAGAGGAGACAACGTGACAGAGATCCGTATGAAGTTCATCAAGAGGATTGAGGAAAACTTGCCTGCTGGTGATGAATGA
- the trappc3 gene encoding trafficking protein particle complex subunit 3 isoform X1, whose translation MSRQSNRGTDSKKMNSELFTLTYGALVTQLCKDYENDEEVNKQLDKMGYNIGVRLIEDFLARSSVGRCHDFRETADVIAKVAFKMYLGITPSVTNWSPAGDEFSLILESNPLVDFVELPDNHNTLIYSNLLCGVLRGALEMVQMAVDVRFAQDTLRGDNVTEIRMKFIKRIEENLPAGDE comes from the exons ATGTCCCGACAGTCCAACAGAGGCACCGACAGCAAGAAAATG AATTCTGAACTGTTTACTCTCACATATGGAGCCTTGGTCACTCAGCTATGTAAGGATTATGAGAATGATGAGGAAGTGAACAAGCAGCTTGATAAAAT GGGTTACAATATTGGAGTGCGTCTCATTGAGGACTTCTTGGCTCGCTCCAGCGTAGGCAGGTGTCATGATTTCCGAGAAACTGCTGATGTCATTGCAAAG GTAGCTTTCAAGATGTACCTGGGCATCACCCCGAGTGTGACAAACTGGAGCCCTGCTGGAGATGAGTTCTCTCTCATCCTGGAGAGTAATCCACTGGTGGATTTTGTAGAGCTTCCGGACAACCACAACACCTTAATCTACTCCAATTTACTCTGTGGAGTACTGAGAGGAGCTTTGGAGATg GTTCAGATGGCAGTGGATGTGCGATTTGCTCAAGATACACTCAGAGGAGACAACGTGACAGAGATCCGTATGAAGTTCATCAAGAGGATTGAGGAAAACTTGCCTGCTGGTGATGAATGA